Proteins co-encoded in one Dasypus novemcinctus isolate mDasNov1 chromosome 18, mDasNov1.1.hap2, whole genome shotgun sequence genomic window:
- the SETD6 gene encoding N-lysine methyltransferase SETD6 isoform X2 translates to MATEAKRRRVAGTRGEEGRDPVAAFLSWCQRVGLELNPKVAVSRQGTVAGYGMVARESVQCGELLFAVPRAALLSQHTCSIGGLLEREHRALQSQSGWVPLLLALLHELQAPASPWGPYFALWPELGRLEHPMFWPEEERRRLLQGTGVPEAVEKDLINIRGEYYSIVLPFMEAHPDLFSPHIRSLELYHQLVALVMAYSFQEPLTEEEDEKEPNSPLMVPAADILNHISNHNAHLEYSQDCLRMVATRPIPKGQEIFNTYGQMANWQLIHMYGFVEPYPGNTDDTADIQMVTVREAALQGTKVEAERLLLYERWDFLCKLEMVGEEGAFVIGLEEVITEEELTTTLKEALGTKPRTSHAGGGHSTT, encoded by the exons ATGGCGACTGAAGCGAAGCGCCGGCGG GTGGCGGGGACCAGGGGCGAAGAAGGCCGGGACCCGGTGGCCGCGTTCTTGAGCTGGTGCCAGcgggtggggctggagctgaaTCCCAAG GTGGCGGTGAGCCGGCAGGGCACGGTGGCCGGTTACGGCATGGTGGCCCGGGAGAGCGTGCAATGCGGGGAGCTGCTGTTTGCGGTGCCGCGGGCCGCGCTTCTGTCGCAGCACACCTGCTCCATCGGCGGCCTGCTGGAGCGAG AGCACCGGGCGCTGCAGAGCCAGTCAGGCTGGGTTCCGCTGCTGCTGGCGCTGCTCCACGAGTTGCAGGCACCAGCCTCGCCTTGGGGGCCCTACTTCGCGCTCTGGCCCGAGCTTGGCCGCTTGGAGCACCCCATGTTCTG GCCCGAGGAGGAGCGCCGGCGACTGTTGCAGGGCACAGGCGTACCCGAGGCCGTGGAGAAGGATTTGATTAACATCCGTGGCGAATACTATTCCATAGTGCTGCCTTTCATGGAAGCCCACCCCGATCTCTTCAGCCCCCACATTCGTTCCTTGGAACTCTACCACCAGCTCGTAGCTCTTGTGATGGCGTACAG CTTTCAGGAACCACTGACGGAAGAGGAggatgaaaaggaaccaaattcCCCCTTGATGGTGCCTGCTGCAGACATTCTAAACCACATATCTAATCACAATGCCCATCTAGAATACTCTCAG GATTGCCTTAGAATGGTGGCCACCCGGCCCATTCCTAAAGGCCAGGAGATTTTCAACACATATGGACAGATGGCTAATTGGCAGCTGATTCATATGTATGGTTTTGTTGAACCATATCCTGGTAACACTGATGACACAGCAGACATTCAGATGGTGACAGTTCGTGAAGCAGCATTACAGG GAACAAAAGTTGAAGCTGAGAGGCTCCTACTCTATGAACGCTGGGATTTCTTATGCAAACTGGAGATGGTAGGGGAAGAGGGAGCCTTTGTGATTGGACTGGAGGAGGTCATAACTGAAGAGGAGCTGACAACTACACTTAAG
- the SETD6 gene encoding N-lysine methyltransferase SETD6 isoform X1, whose amino-acid sequence MATEAKRRRVAGTRGEEGRDPVAAFLSWCQRVGLELNPKVAVSRQGTVAGYGMVARESVQCGELLFAVPRAALLSQHTCSIGGLLEREHRALQSQSGWVPLLLALLHELQAPASPWGPYFALWPELGRLEHPMFWPEEERRRLLQGTGVPEAVEKDLINIRGEYYSIVLPFMEAHPDLFSPHIRSLELYHQLVALVMAYSFQEPLTEEEDEKEPNSPLMVPAADILNHISNHNAHLEYSQDCLRMVATRPIPKGQEIFNTYGQMANWQLIHMYGFVEPYPGNTDDTADIQMVTVREAALQGTKVEAERLLLYERWDFLCKLEMVGEEGAFVIGLEEVITEEELTTTLKVLCMPAEEFREFKDQDGWEDVNKEEDGLTITNIPKLKASWRQLLRDSVLLTLQTYATDLKTEQDLLSNKEVYAKLSWREQQALQVRYGQKIILNRLLELTS is encoded by the exons ATGGCGACTGAAGCGAAGCGCCGGCGG GTGGCGGGGACCAGGGGCGAAGAAGGCCGGGACCCGGTGGCCGCGTTCTTGAGCTGGTGCCAGcgggtggggctggagctgaaTCCCAAG GTGGCGGTGAGCCGGCAGGGCACGGTGGCCGGTTACGGCATGGTGGCCCGGGAGAGCGTGCAATGCGGGGAGCTGCTGTTTGCGGTGCCGCGGGCCGCGCTTCTGTCGCAGCACACCTGCTCCATCGGCGGCCTGCTGGAGCGAG AGCACCGGGCGCTGCAGAGCCAGTCAGGCTGGGTTCCGCTGCTGCTGGCGCTGCTCCACGAGTTGCAGGCACCAGCCTCGCCTTGGGGGCCCTACTTCGCGCTCTGGCCCGAGCTTGGCCGCTTGGAGCACCCCATGTTCTG GCCCGAGGAGGAGCGCCGGCGACTGTTGCAGGGCACAGGCGTACCCGAGGCCGTGGAGAAGGATTTGATTAACATCCGTGGCGAATACTATTCCATAGTGCTGCCTTTCATGGAAGCCCACCCCGATCTCTTCAGCCCCCACATTCGTTCCTTGGAACTCTACCACCAGCTCGTAGCTCTTGTGATGGCGTACAG CTTTCAGGAACCACTGACGGAAGAGGAggatgaaaaggaaccaaattcCCCCTTGATGGTGCCTGCTGCAGACATTCTAAACCACATATCTAATCACAATGCCCATCTAGAATACTCTCAG GATTGCCTTAGAATGGTGGCCACCCGGCCCATTCCTAAAGGCCAGGAGATTTTCAACACATATGGACAGATGGCTAATTGGCAGCTGATTCATATGTATGGTTTTGTTGAACCATATCCTGGTAACACTGATGACACAGCAGACATTCAGATGGTGACAGTTCGTGAAGCAGCATTACAGG GAACAAAAGTTGAAGCTGAGAGGCTCCTACTCTATGAACGCTGGGATTTCTTATGCAAACTGGAGATGGTAGGGGAAGAGGGAGCCTTTGTGATTGGACTGGAGGAGGTCATAACTGAAGAGGAGCTGACAACTACACTTAAG GTACTGTGCATGCCTGCTGAGGAATTCAGGGAGTTTAAAGACCAGGATGGATGGGAAGATGTTAACAAGGAAGAGGACGGCCTGACAATCACAAATATCCCTAAGCTCAAAGCCTCATGGAGACAGCTTCTTCGGGACAGTGTTTTATTGACTCTGCAAACCTATGCCACAGACTTAAAAACTGAGCAAGATTTACTCAGTAATAAGGAGGTCTATGCCAAACTCAGCTGGAGGGAACAGCAGGCCCTACAGGTTCGCTATGGTCAGAAGATAATCTTAAATCGTTTATTGGAACTGACAAGTTAG